The nucleotide sequence GcatttttctgtgtgtttgcagtgtgaGAATTGTAAATGCTTGATTAAGTAGACATATTTTCATGTATATTGAACCACTCAATAAATATCACACTTTaataaaaaattatattttTCCAACATTTTGTCTCTCCATTTCAAACATGGCTTGTGTTTTGATCCAAGTCACTGAAATTCAATAGCATCAGTTGGAATAGGAAAACCAGAACCTGCTCTCGACAAATGGACTAGCCAGCTCTAACGTGatagtgcagtgtgtgtgtgggagtcagatgCGGATCGTATATGAGTCTGAGTGAGTCACATAGCGGACCCAGCGCTGAGACGGTCCGGGCTGAATCGGCGAGAGGCGGAGGAATCTGATTTGCAGTCCCGTGCAGGTGTACTTTGGCACCTCGAAGCTCAGGCTGACCGGACCTACTTCCAGCATGGAGGCCGAGCTCAAGCCTGAGACCTCCAACTGAAAACACaggaaaaggggaggagggggagaggggaggatgggtggaagagagggggaggaagagaggagaaggagagggggagtgatcAGAATCCTAATTGCCATCTTGGCAGGGATCTCCTGTCATCTCTGTGTCCACTCTGGAAGGACAGGACTGATCTTCTGAGACATTCTGACCAAGGGTGTCGATGCCATGGCAACAGGCCAGACTGGAcctccagacagagagagagagagagagagatcgagagagcgagaaagaaagaaagagaggtagagtgaaagagaaagagttaaagtgaaagagagagagaaacatagggagagaaaaaaagggggagagaggagagagatagagagtgaacgtatggaaggagagagacagagcgcgtGTCTCCAGGGCGTCACCTTGAACAGAGCGGAGAGCTGGGAGCCCCCAGGGAAACGAGAGATCTCCCAGAGGATGGCCTTGTTCCTGGGCTGCAGCTCTGCTTTCTGATCCGGACTGCTCAGCTCTTGGGACAGGCTGGGGACAGCCAGCgtggaggagggcaccaacgtaAACAAGGGAGAGCTAGCGTTAGCTTAGCATTTTGATATTTGGTGTAATTACACTTTATTGACATTCTGAAGAGCGTTTAGGCTGGTAGGTTTTATGGATGCAGTGCAGGGGTCACAAACAATCTCACCTTAATGAATTTTTGGGGACAGGTATAGTCACCGACACGTTAATAGCAGAGCTGCAAACAAAACGTTGATTAATACTGCAAATCGAGAGGTTGCAgctctgctaaataaatatatcattataaaaagtttttttcctCCCATAAAGGAAGAACTGACTTTTTAGGTGGCAGGTCACAGCGCAGTTTCAGATACAGCAGCAACCTacaggatgagggctggaggtTTAGCAATGCTACGACTCAACTTCCTGTCCGCCAAGCTGCAAAAACAACAGGACTTCCTGTGGAGATATGATCGGGTTGTGTTGGATTGATTCAAGAGTGTCTGTTCCGTACCTGCCACCGTTGTCTCTCTCTATGGTGGGGAATAGGCGGAAGGGGGCTGGAGTGGGCAGGTCATCGCACAGCTGGTACTGCATCACCGTTTGCTGCGTGGAAAAGTGACAAGTAGAGAAAAATGTTTAGATAATGAGATccttgtgtgtgagcgtgtacattatgtgtgtgtgtgtgtgtgagtgaatgtgtacattatgagtgtttgtgtgttacgtgGGTGAACACCCCACCTCTCCTTGGCTGGGACAGACTTTCAGGATTCTGTAGGAGTCAAACTCGTCTAGTTTCACAGCCTGGTGGAAGCTGCATTCATCCACCCTAACCGCTGCCCCGTAGCCTGGTGGACAGAAACCATTACCAAGAGTACCGTGGAACCAACAAGGTCTATCACTGTCAGACATCCGCAGTACCTACGAATTGAACAATAAGTAATAATGACAGTGTATGATTTACAGACAAACGAGACCTTAGTCACCCAGATAAGAGATAAAAACACAAATCAGATGGCCTGACAGGTTTAGCTCCTTGCCCACCTCTCAGTTGAGACTTCCCTATGTTGAACTCGTCATTTAGTCCTATACGCATCTCTGTGGATGAGGGTCATAGGGGACACAAAAGAGGAAGTGGGGGGAAGAGAAGACAGAAATGAACTGTCAAAACCTCAAACAGATTCTCATTGCGCAGCATTGTGCAGCCATGTTGAACATGGTGCTCACCAGAACAGCTGGGCATGTAGCATTTCACCTTGATCTCCCCCTCTATGTCAGCCTTCATCAACACTccctggagaagagagagagagaggcagagaaagacaagagacagagagacagacaaagagacacacagagagaggcagagcgagagagagagacggagaaagaaaaagggaagagagagacagagggaaaaaaaGCTCTACAGGTCTTTAATAACTCATATGTTGTGAACAAACTTCTGTACACCATGTTTCCACGGTTACTCACGTTGGAACCAATGACCACAGACATCCGCTCGATCACATCCACAAATATCTCATTTTTCCCTCCCTGGAAACAGggcaaaggaagagaggaattgAGGATGTGGGACAGTTCAGACACAAGACTCaagtacatttagcagacgctcttatccagagcgacttacagtaagtacagggacattccccccagaggcaagtagggtgaagtgcctttcccaaggacacaacgtcatttggttggcatagccgggaatcgaactagcaaccttctgattaccttctgattactagcccgattccctaaccactcagccatctgactccctctaaTGTAAGCCTCTAATGTAGATAGCCTCTACGTTTACAATACTAAAGTACATggccattacattttacatttaaccCACAGAAGGGTTTATCCAAAGAgacgtacaaatagtgcatgaaGAAAGCACaccagaagatcaaggatcagaagtgcagagttAGGACAGTATTTAAGTAGTCGGAGTCAAGGAACGGTTTGTGTTTCCCAGCCACATGTCAGCTGCCAGGCCTTGAACACGTGGCGACATATCAAACGCACCTGTTCTCCCCGGCTGGACATGATGGGCCGCGAGGCCGCGGCACTTGGAGCCACTTTGCTCTGCTGAGTCTCTGCTCCAAACTACAAGGAacatgggagacatgaaaacgATCAAAAAACCTTAAgatgaaaaataaatacaatttaagtaCTTTAAGTTCTTTTGAACGCAGTTCATCCCAGGGGTCATGGATTTGGTCGAGCGAGGTTATCTCAAATGCATTTATCTGTGGCTCCCCGGTGATGCCAACTAGGTGACCTACCAGGCCGACGTTACTGAGGTCAAACAGGCTGAAAGGTTTGGAGCTGACGGCCTCAGTCTGGATGAAGTTCTTCAGGATGTCAGTAGAGGTCGTCTGGATATAACCATAGTCCTGCTCGGAAAGGGGTGGGGTTAAGATGAAAGGATGGCAATCTAACAAAGCCAATCTCTCCAAGTTGTGTTCATGTCTCACAGATGGAAGAATGCTTTGTAAACGGTCTTCAGATTGGCTCCAGAGTGGAagtgagagcagggattagGCTAAAGATGCTCACCACAACTTCATCCAACAGCTCATATATGAGGGCAAAGTTCATCCGTACCGACTTCTCTGTTAGATTCCCACAGTAGTCCTTTATCAGGGCTGTTAACCTGGAACataaatcagaaggttgttggttcgattcccggccgtgcaaaatgacgttgtgtccttgggcaaggcacttcaccctacttgcctcggggggaatgtccctgtacttactgtaagtcgctctggataagagcgtctgctaaatgactaaatgtaaatgtaaatatggagGCAGGTGATATGTAGGCGTAGGGCAATGCAAACACAGTAGAAGCATTTTAAACCGGTGTTTATCCACCCCGCCCTCTATCTACTGGAGCAGACCTGTTGAGGAATTCGATGATGGTGAATGGAGAGGCATCTGCCGTCGTCGTGGCAACCCAGTATAGTCCTCCCTGTTTGATGTGAACAAAGTGCAGGTCTTTCCGACTCTGAAAAGTAATCAGACGAGAAAGATCTGTCCCAGAACCACACATAggtcagaatacacacacacacacacacacacacacacacacagagacatcatACCATGACCACTGGTGGTTGGTCATCTGTCAGCGCGGTGACCATCTTGTAGAAAATGTTGACAGACTCATTTCCAGCCTCGCCACGAACTAATGCGTCAGGTTAAAGACCTAATCGCGTTGTCACTGTGCGAGTGATCTGGCATTCAAAGACTTTGATTGTGTCACAGTAATCACTGACATCTTCAAATGGCAGAAATTACTGAGTTGAATATTTACATACTGCACCAATTAATGTAATCAAGAAGCTCATTGTGTTGAGTCAACAGTTCAAAAGTAGGGtacatggaaagagagagagagagagaaagggggaggggggtaaagGATACAGTCTTTGTAGATTAGGTGGTCTCCCTTGGAGGACAAGATAAAGACCTGGGAAATCATCTTCCTGTGGAAAGAACAGGTTAGCACAATAACAGGAACCATCTCACAGAAGCAGCGAGGTGGCATCATGTGACCATAGCTTTAGTTGGTTCTACATACCTTCTAGACTAGCTAGCTGACAGTC is from Osmerus eperlanus chromosome 27, fOsmEpe2.1, whole genome shotgun sequence and encodes:
- the ap4m1 gene encoding AP-4 complex subunit mu-1 isoform X1 codes for the protein MERKMISQVFILSSKGDHLIYKDFRGEAGNESVNIFYKMVTALTDDQPPVVMSRKDLHFVHIKQGGLYWVATTTADASPFTIIEFLNRLTALIKDYCGNLTEKSVRMNFALIYELLDEVVDYGYIQTTSTDILKNFIQTEAVSSKPFSLFDLSNVGLFGAETQQSKVAPSAAASRPIMSSRGEQGGKNEIFVDVIERMSVVIGSNGVLMKADIEGEIKVKCYMPSCSEMRIGLNDEFNIGKSQLRGYGAAVRVDECSFHQAVKLDEFDSYRILKVCPSQGEQTVMQYQLCDDLPTPAPFRLFPTIERDNGGRLLLYLKLRCDLPPKNSAINVSVTIPVPKNSLSLSQELSSPDQKAELQPRNKAILWEISRFPGGSQLSALFKLEVSGLSSASMLEVGPVSLSFEVPKYTCTGLQIRFLRLSPIQPGPSQRWVRYVTHSDSYTIRI
- the ap4m1 gene encoding AP-4 complex subunit mu-1 isoform X2, with protein sequence MISQVFILSSKGDHLIYKDFRGEAGNESVNIFYKMVTALTDDQPPVVMSRKDLHFVHIKQGGLYWVATTTADASPFTIIEFLNRLTALIKDYCGNLTEKSVRMNFALIYELLDEVVDYGYIQTTSTDILKNFIQTEAVSSKPFSLFDLSNVGLFGAETQQSKVAPSAAASRPIMSSRGEQGGKNEIFVDVIERMSVVIGSNGVLMKADIEGEIKVKCYMPSCSEMRIGLNDEFNIGKSQLRGYGAAVRVDECSFHQAVKLDEFDSYRILKVCPSQGEQTVMQYQLCDDLPTPAPFRLFPTIERDNGGRLLLYLKLRCDLPPKNSAINVSVTIPVPKNSLSLSQELSSPDQKAELQPRNKAILWEISRFPGGSQLSALFKLEVSGLSSASMLEVGPVSLSFEVPKYTCTGLQIRFLRLSPIQPGPSQRWVRYVTHSDSYTIRI